In one window of Chthoniobacterales bacterium DNA:
- a CDS encoding carbohydrate ABC transporter permease — protein MATDSSAPAPKSLLAHGAVARIFSYFALVAASLVALVPLWHILVAALAPTMPAGATSWHWPAHASMDNFVQLATETGFVRWLANSLLVSLAVTLVGVALSATAGYALSRFHFFGRLTVLRALLVTQIFPATMLLLPIFLVLVKLRLTDTFFGLILVYLATILPFCIWQMKNFYDTIPESLEEAAAMDGCTPGQTFLRVVLPVSASGLAVTALFSFAAAWNEYVVAAILLQDSSLFTLPLGLRMLHTESLHGQPGIFAAGALVVTVPVLVLYLALSRFLVARLRDITLRN, from the coding sequence ATGGCGACCGACAGTTCCGCCCCTGCCCCGAAGAGCCTGCTTGCCCACGGCGCTGTGGCCCGCATTTTCTCGTATTTCGCACTCGTTGCGGCATCGCTCGTGGCACTGGTTCCCCTCTGGCACATCCTCGTCGCCGCACTCGCACCGACAATGCCCGCAGGCGCCACCTCGTGGCATTGGCCGGCGCACGCCAGCATGGACAATTTCGTGCAGCTCGCCACCGAAACCGGGTTCGTCCGGTGGTTGGCGAATTCCCTGCTGGTATCGCTTGCCGTGACGCTGGTTGGCGTCGCTCTTTCGGCCACCGCAGGCTACGCGCTGTCCCGCTTTCATTTCTTCGGCCGACTCACCGTCCTGCGCGCCCTGCTCGTCACCCAGATTTTTCCGGCCACGATGCTGCTTCTGCCGATTTTTCTCGTCTTGGTCAAACTGCGCCTGACCGACACTTTTTTCGGACTCATCCTCGTTTACCTCGCGACCATCCTGCCGTTCTGCATCTGGCAGATGAAAAATTTCTATGACACCATTCCGGAGAGCCTCGAGGAAGCGGCGGCGATGGACGGATGCACCCCGGGGCAGACATTCCTCCGCGTGGTCCTGCCCGTTTCGGCCTCCGGTCTGGCCGTCACGGCACTGTTCTCTTTCGCCGCCGCGTGGAACGAATATGTCGTCGCCGCAATCCTGCTCCAAGACTCCTCTCTCTTCACCCTTCCGCTCGGCTTGCGAATGCTCCACACCGAAAGTCTGCACGGACAACCCGGCATCTTTGCCGCCGGCGCACTGGTAGTCACCGTGCCGGTCCTTGTGCTTTACCTCGCGCTGAGCCGTTTTCTCGTGGCCCGGCTGCGGGACATCACCCTGCGCAACTAG
- a CDS encoding STAS/SEC14 domain-containing protein has translation MVTLSLDQASGVLLLHPAGPLTAEDFTQIAATADPFIESNGSLKAVVIEAAHFPGWENFGAAASHFRFIRDHHQKIRKVAIVTDSPLGAAAEHLGSHFVAAEIKHFPSSRSSEAKAWASA, from the coding sequence ATGGTCACGCTCTCACTCGATCAAGCCTCGGGCGTCCTTTTGCTGCACCCCGCGGGTCCTTTGACCGCGGAAGATTTCACGCAAATTGCCGCGACCGCCGACCCGTTCATCGAATCCAACGGCAGTCTCAAGGCCGTTGTCATCGAGGCCGCGCATTTTCCCGGATGGGAAAACTTCGGCGCGGCGGCGAGCCACTTCCGCTTCATCCGCGATCACCACCAAAAGATCCGCAAGGTTGCCATCGTCACCGATTCGCCGCTCGGCGCCGCGGCCGAACACCTGGGCTCTCACTTCGTGGCCGCCGAGATAAAGCATTTCCCGTCGTCCAGATCGTCCGAGGCGAAAGCCTGGGCTTCTGCATAA